The Ziziphus jujuba cultivar Dongzao chromosome 5, ASM3175591v1 genome segment ataaatattatcataaatttttaGCATTCGCATAAACTCTTTAATGATAAATGTTATATATGccaatcttaaattttaaattggttttttaatgacaaatgtaaaaaaataaataaataaataaataacaatgtcaatttttaaattatatttaattaaatagtttTCCCGTTTTTATTGGATACTATTATAAAATGGGATCCATCATcaaattttacataattttacaatattttatcaaatgcaATCCACTgttataaaataacaattacaaATTCATTGCCAAATTTGACAGTAAAAGCAGTATCGACGAAATTTGCCATTGGAATGGCCAAAAGCACATTAGGTTTTCTTATATACAACTATagatgtgttattattttttttttcttttttcatcttttcCGATGAAATGTGTTGTTATTTTCTggagaagatatatatatatatatatatacacacatatactcTTTTCTTTTGCTTAGAAATTTAGAATGACTGGTTGTCTAATCGTTGTGTCCCACTCCCATCTCTgtctttcctttctatctttcCTTGTCACCACAAAATATTCCCCGGCGTACTCTTTACACAATGACCCTTTAATTCAATTGCTCTGTAAAAAGtggaaataaatatatttgttaatggTATTTAAGTGAAGATAAGTTCAATTATTTAGAGTTTTTGGATTGCATATCACATTAAACAtatcacataaatatataaaatcaagtagttttttatatatattctcatccgactgattatatatatatatatatatatatattttttttttttcttttttctttccataaacccccaaaaaaaaaaaaatgaagacatCTTCTTATACATCAAATTTAGTCCTAAATCTTAATTTGCGTTacctatttattcaatttttattgtttataaatCTTCTAAACGAAATGCTAGTGATGGCACTACATATTTGTGGAGAATGCAACTCAAAAAAAACGATGGTAGGTATAAGATGAataagctttctttttcttttttttttttttttgttgagaaaatagtttccaaaagtAAATAGTAAACAGTCCTCTCAAACAACTAAGATATGCTATAATCTCGacatttcttaaaattttccaCTGGATTGCCTTGGttctatcattttctttttgaatagcAAATGGGCAACCATCCACTCTTCTCCATTATTGTATCCAAATAATTCAGTGATAAATATAAAGAATGTTCTCCAATAAACAGTCCACTTCACAGCGGAATCACTGCCATAAGTTGACTCCATAATTGGTTTTATGGAAGAAATGTTGTGATCCATTCTTTTGAGCCACTCGTTACTGCAAGAAAAAAGAGTTTCTGAGTGTTTGTATTACAACTAATAACAAGACATAGAACGCGAACACCATTACCCTGTCTGTGCATTATGTTTCCCATTCACAAGCCAATGATTGACAACAGAAACATCGTCCTGCAACAAAACCATCACCATTTTAAACTGAATTCTCAACCAATTTCTGTGATGATGATACAGTCTACATTATTATCTGATGTGTTTTTCCCGTTTTCATCCCTCGTTCATCTTGAGCTAAggtaagaaaagaaaactaatagATTTCTGAGCCATTTCAACAATATTTTGGTTGTGATACACGTAGCTCATAAATTTGAGAGTGGGTCGTAGAGAGATTACCTGAAAATAAAGTAGTAGATTTGCTGAAAGCATTGTACTACCAACTAAGACGTCCCTGCAGAGCCAGTCATACTTAGTGAGCCAGCCACCTTCATTGACATCCTACAATAAGGCAACGGTAAATTAGGAATTACGAAATTCTATTTTCTACTACAATGAGTAATACTTGTTTTCCAAATACCAAATTTAACGCTTCTCTGACCAAAATAGCCTGGTGAATAAAGGATTatttagaaataaatgaaaaagctATACCTCAAAGTGGTAAGCAAATGCCttatggcagatatgatgaACAAACAAAAGACTATCCGGCTTCATCCACCCTGATATTTTCTTGAGAAGATCTTTATAGTTCTTAATATGCTGTCAAACAACAAAACCCAATTCTTCAACTAAGTAGAAAATATAAACACCATACCTATCTCATAGATTAAATGGGATTACCTCAAATGTTTCAACGGAAATTAATCGATCATATGAAGCATCCATTTCAAATGTACAAACATCAGCAACAATGATCTCTAAGTTCTGTAGCTCAAGATCCCtacaaaaaggtaaggaaaaaaTTAGTGCTTTATGGGTCAAAAATTACcataaaaatcaaatgaaaatctCAAAAAAAGCTAGAGGCATTTGGAGATATACCGACACAGCTCGTCAATATACGCTTTCTGTGAACCTGAGTCTGTGATCCCGGTAACCCTGCAGTTGTTGTGTTTCTGTGCAATGTAGAGGCAGAGTGATCCCCATCCACATCCAATATCCAGAATACTCTGTCCATCTTTTATCTGGGCCCTCTCACAGTAGAGTTCCAACATTGCCTTTTCTGCATCCTCTAAACTACTACGCTCATCCGCGAAGTAACAACAACtgcattcattttattttaaaagtcttttaagtCAATCTGTTTCTTTCCCCCACATTAACAATAAACTAATATCAAGGCAAATCAGAGCGAAGAAAAtctggttttcattttttatatataatgtattgaAATCAATATATGTATCATACCTGAGTTTGAGATTCTTTCCAAGGATTAGCTTGAAGAAAGATGTTGGTAATGCATAAGGGTAATGTTCTGGATGTGGACCTGTCCTTAAAGTTATTGGTACCTGTTTCAGCGCTGTGCAGCAAAGAGGATATTGACATTTGGCAGAGAAACGAAGACTAAGTagagaaagataaagaaaaggcTATGTAAATTACAGTGTACAAAATGGAGGAGTTGGGAAAGTTGAAGTTGACATAAAGGCTGATAACTATAGCGTAGACGACTGGCTATGAACATGCGGATGAGCCTTCTTATGACAGCATCAGGTAGAAGGTTGCGTTGCAGCCAAGTTAGCATCAGTCTCATCGTTGCATCGCATAGTGCCTGCAAAATTACATTCATTGTTGATAAAGATACCACCAACAATGTTGCTGTTGACGTTCATGGGCATATGGAGTAGTTTTTGCAAGGAATAAATTACCATCAATAATTGAAATGTCCTGGCCAACATACTTGGCCCTTGCTCTCGCCATCTTTATGGTATGTCTTCTCAATACATCATTTGTTGTAGAATTGATTTTCCACCTTCTTGataatttatttctattattttgatGATAGATCAAGCAAGCCCCAcatttgaaagcaaaaaaaaaaaaaaaaaaaaaaaaaaaacaaaaaaaaacaaaaaaaaacaaaaatgcaaaagctaatttttcatttttatttttttttaaggaaaaaaaaaacgttaAAATTGTTTTGtcgatataatttttttcttatataataaaaaaaaataaaaacttaatcatattcaaaagagaaaaataaggtGATAAGACGCCTCAAGTCCCATACTGTATTAAAGTAAAAAGATTTGTATGTCATGAATCTTAAGATAAAGTTGTTCTCGACTATTGCTCTGCTTTTTGCTTCACAAGATAGACCTCACTTCCCTTGATCTGGACTGGCTGCAATCCTACAATCCAGATGGTCAGCCCAAACCACAAAAGATAAGGTGGAAACCCATCCTTATCCATTTATTTGTTAACAACAATTTTAGAATAGTAGACGATAAAGTCATTGGAGATGAATTATAAAAACCAGTAGAAATGTAGTTTCCAATACTAGCAGCTCCCATCCAACAACAAAGACGGGCTGTAATTCATATTTTACTAATTGATATTGACATTGCCTCGGATCGAAATGGAGTTTTCCATGTTTCATTTCTTCAATAGGAAATGAGCAACCATCCACTCTTCCCCATTGTTGTACCCAAACAGTTCTGCAACAGCAATAAAGAACGTTCTCTAGTAGACAGTTCACTTCACTGCTGAATCCATAACTAGACTCCATAATTGGTCTTATAGAAGATAAATTTTGGTACATTCTTTTGAGGCACTCCTCACTGCAATACAAATGGTTTTTGGATGTTTTCTAATATAATTGTGGACTTCATTGGATGACCTAATAAGTAATGGTAGAGCTGGATGtttcactattttttttcccctggaAAAATGCAGTTACTGACTCAATACATAATTGCTACCTTACCAAAAGTAATAGAGTTGACCCATACCGTGTTTGGACATGATGCTTTCCATTCACAAGCTAGTGGTTAACAACGGAAACATCATCCTGCACAAACATGTTCACCATAATGAACCGAAAGTCTGAGTCaaactgatgtgattccgcctgaggccgctcaaccgataacccactggggtgctgactcgacacggatgaagactaggccaatcacaagagctcaaattatgagatttaaggacaacctgggagtatttatacagggggtaatcaatctcaacagagcttgtccatacttgaagatacaaagcctattctaagcatccaagtggtggaagccgatacggacccgggtgacggttttggtacatttttggagtccgagaagcatgaaatggttccaatgatttatgggtcaatacatatgcctaagaggtcatggaatcaagttaaagcagcctcaaatacaatcaaaaagggcttgtacggacagcatcaacaatttggccgaatttgctgtattgcttgctggctttactgtattttactgtattagccttttcttatttttccaagcatgggcaacgtgtgggacttcatattcagcttatttggcatcttaaaaagcatctagaagctgatttgaagctcaaagaggtcaaagattgatcaaattcaacttgataaaaaagctagcatttttagtttcctaatttgtttttactttttgttttaggaaactaccattacttttaggtttttatttatttattttctggatgaataactttaggaaggtttttattttattatttccattgtaaattaattaattcctaattcaaaataaaggaattaattaatcaaatttagtttaggacatattacaattcggtcaagtttcctaattcctataggagtccggttttgaattaattttttagggtttttttctttgtaaacttagcctatttaaaggcttatttttcaatatgaataaaaactttgatttgattgagaaaatacttgtgagattaattatctcattgttctttgagaacacctaaaacaccattagagaattggttgttttagcttgacttatcaataggttttccatcccctattgtggcgtctacattataccaaggtttctaaccacaggttggttaggggttgaggtccattccattagaacttgaacttaattaaagatccgggctaatataatacgggtttaggagcaggtcgtcctaggttcgtatcatttggtatcagagctaaattttgttcaggtttgatctatctttatttgccttatttgtttttgtgttattctgcaattttagcattaggttaaggttgcatccatcctatacacgttctgcatttaaaaaaaaataaaaaaattcattcctagttgaattaggtttcctagttttatcatatttttgtttcctaatttgttggttgtcttttatcattgttcttgataattttggtttttgttgattttcctttgctgttttagtcttagaaatttgcattcatatattcaaaaaaaaaaaaaaaaaaagagtttgcggcaacattaaaaaaaaaaaaaaaaaaaaactgcacatttgtgtttatttggaggtcacaggtttggtgtttgttttggagttggaattgcaattttggtaattattcttgctactgcagttgtttatgttctgtgagtgaaaaaaaaaagaaaaaaaaaaaagaagaggtaaagccgaattaaaaaaaagaaaaaaaaggaaaaaaaaaagaaaaatatttcggtttgttggagtttgatttgtttgctggaaatttgttggagctgctggttttttgattatttattcaatatttgagttgctgggaaattatttttgctgctggatatttggattttgggtgcttaaattttttggattaaaattagttaaaggaattgatacaaaacttgaattacaagaacaacaaccaacacttttctatatttttgttctctttgattcttgttcgtatttgaatttctttttctgtaattttattcttcaactcataatctactaccatctggtgcagttttcaaaaattccaacgttttcccattattttgtgttttcttgtctagaaagccgaaaaattaggatttgttggattctttcggtgttgcctactttttgctactgctttgttgataagtttaattaaaacatactagtgatctaattgctgttttgtgggtgttttaattagaactttgagataattcattgagtggaaaaaggcaagagtgtgtgagcttaaaagagggtaaaaaccgaaactagtgtgcaaacacgagtgtcgagaccttgtttgagtgaaacacgtgagggagtgaatattgtgaggatttattttatttttgcaatattttactaacatggcagattctagaataagaagaggggatccacccttaaGGATTAATGAGGAAgaatccgtagcattccatggcgatgaccgagctaccgggagtggagaccaattagacatgagggctgttttggagtcaatacagcgggttagtgctcaagttgagcatgtaaatcaaagagtgggaagactagaagcctcacaaggaaggccgaatacaagaaataggcaagaattccatggaggacgagaccgaggacgaggaggtcgcgagaggccgagagaggaatttgatgaggagccattcgacgacgactttgaggaaggtatggacgaaacctttgctgtccaagatagagctggccgtgggagatataggagggaagatacagatgatgatttgggaaatatcaaggttaatatcccaccttttatgggtaaaagtgatcccgaagcatatttggagtgggaagaaaaaatggagatgatatttgaccgccataattattcggaggctaagaaggtgaaattggcagcaatggagtttggccattatgcactccaatggtggaccaatgagcaaaacacccgaaggagagttggttgtcaggacccgtccagaattccttccccggaaccctagacagccctgatcccagggaaaccctaccgaactctccaacggaaaatccggcatagcctcccctaagggatttacttaccacaatttacctgcactgaaaacacacttctaaaaacatccccttattcctcccacattactacagattgattccacaaattacagcactccaaaataaatacagtaatcgagtgcaaaataaatacaacaagagtgaagaaatattacaactgcaataaaagaataacagggtacttcacgaactaaaacagtGAGGAAggtcgagtccgctccgaatgaacaacgacaacctggtacctagaggaacggaatttaagagtgtgagatgctaatcatctcagtgagtaaccctatctactatacaatacaatatcacggtaataagtagataaataataataaagtggaaataataatttttctcaaaacccttacaattctctcagttggaaaagttccccttttaaaccttttcacaaaacccttgttcgtaatccccaaaaaccaagacatcaattaattcactaaatatcaaatagaatataataattCACGCAtccgacaattttaatttaaagaaaattaatttattgaataattaagtaaagagaaaattaaaccaatttaagaaccccaatcaaataaataccagaacagtaataattatatttttaattccaatacagtttcaaaacagtttatttttaaaacacagttctgaaaatcatttgatgtacccactatataccagtggcgccaacagtacccagcgtcccaaggtaccgccagacaggaggttatagagagaaaccggcatacggtcgcgtggcgtcccactgcgccgctgctaactaggtgtcccggccaaagggggtggcctaccctcatccgatggcaaccacaggacaaccttatCATATCAACCgcgtgctactcacacccacctgcgcgctaatcacatcacctgcgcgctaatcacacccacctgcgcactaatcacaaccgtgtgcacactaaccatatcacatataaacagaacaccagtacgtacacggtgcatctaaaaatcataaaattcacaatttaaattttataacaaattccacatttttcataaacatagcgggcatagtccatccgcttgaacccgggaattatccgtaatttctttataatcaataccataaattccatgattttcaaatccaccaactcccaaatccatcaattcaaatatccacattttcccaatagtataaataattctcgaaatataataattaaatctcataatattccatgggcatattttataaaaattgaaatcaccaacataaccaaatattttctttgaaatatttgaaaatcaaatcgtgcccattttactattaaaaccacaccaatttcaaaattctcaaatccataaaataatttcacatggcataaatttgtagaatgcaCATTtccttaaatccaataaattcataaataattccacaataaatccaataaatatttggcacatagaaattaaattccaaatatttaaatcgcacataatatattcaccaaataaattcccaaaattaatttgaaggtgggtcactcacctggagcacgcaattaacccacgatccactacgggatcaattctacgactcactggtgctcctagaacaaaattcacagacagtcaaataaattaatattttattcgggtaaataatacccggtacccgggggcttaaacgcaaacgatacctagaatttacgagttatataccgaatcgaaactcgagtgatgctgatcacagattcggtctcaatttccaaggatcgtacccgacggggttggaatttcgccgggaagcttttcggatttcggctccgcaattctcccaaaccatcgcgaattggcggaaacggaagccagattcgggttcaggaggtcgaacacagc includes the following:
- the LOC107420082 gene encoding (S)-coclaurine N-methyltransferase isoform X3, whose protein sequence is MLARTFQLLMALCDATMRLMLTWLQRNLLPDAVIRRLIRMFIASRLRYSYQPLCQLQLSQLLHFVHSLKQVPITLRTGPHPEHYPYALPTSFFKLILGKNLKLSCCYFADERSSLEDAEKAMLELYCERAQIKDGQSILDIGCGWGSLCLYIAQKHNNCRVTGITDSGSQKAYIDELCRDLELQNLEIIVADVCTFEMDASYDRLISVETFEHIKNYKDLLKKISGWMKPDSLLFVHHICHKAFAYHFEDVNEGGWLTKYDWLCRDVLVGSTMLSANLLLYFQDDVSVVNHWLVNGKHNAQTGAIELKGHCVKSTPGNILW
- the LOC107420082 gene encoding (S)-coclaurine N-methyltransferase isoform X1, producing the protein MLARTFQLLMALCDATMRLMLTWLQRNLLPDAVIRRLIRMFIASRLRYSYQPLCQLQLSQLLHFVHSLKQVPITLRTGPHPEHYPYALPTSFFKLILGKNLKLSCCYFADERSSLEDAEKAMLELYCERAQIKDGQSILDIGCGWGSLCLYIAQKHNNCRVTGITDSGSQKAYIDELCRDLELQNLEIIVADVCTFEMDASYDRLISVETFEHIKNYKDLLKKISGWMKPDSLLFVHHICHKAFAYHFEDVNEGGWLTKYDWLCRDVLVGSTMLSANLLLYFQDDVSVVNHWLVNGKHNAQTGNEWLKRMDHNISSIKPIMESTYGSDSAVKWTVYWRTFFIFITELFGYNNGEEWMVAHLLFKKKMIEPRQSSGKF
- the LOC107420082 gene encoding (S)-coclaurine N-methyltransferase isoform X2 — translated: MSTSTFPTPPFSLKQVPITLRTGPHPEHYPYALPTSFFKLILGKNLKLSCCYFADERSSLEDAEKAMLELYCERAQIKDGQSILDIGCGWGSLCLYIAQKHNNCRVTGITDSGSQKAYIDELCRDLELQNLEIIVADVCTFEMDASYDRLISVETFEHIKNYKDLLKKISGWMKPDSLLFVHHICHKAFAYHFEDVNEGGWLTKYDWLCRDVLVGSTMLSANLLLYFQDDVSVVNHWLVNGKHNAQTGNEWLKRMDHNISSIKPIMESTYGSDSAVKWTVYWRTFFIFITELFGYNNGEEWMVAHLLFKKKMIEPRQSSGKF